The following coding sequences are from one Ammospiza nelsoni isolate bAmmNel1 chromosome 5, bAmmNel1.pri, whole genome shotgun sequence window:
- the PMPCB gene encoding mitochondrial-processing peptidase subunit beta isoform X1 yields MAASAARSAARWLLLPWSARLVRAPGAAQRGVHVGTGRCTVSKAATEVILNVPETRVSPLENGLQVASEDSGLSTCTVGLWIDAGSRYENEKNNGTAHFLEHMAFKGTKKRSQLDLELEIENMGAHLNAYTSREQTVYYAKAFSKDLPRAVEILADIIQNSTLGEAEIERERGVILREMQEVETNLQEVVFDYLHATAYQNTALGRTILGPTENIKSINRNDLVEYITTHYKGPRMVLAAAGGVSHDELLDLAKCHFGNLPSAPEGGLPPLPPCSFTGSEIRIRDDKMPLAHLAIAVEAAGWSDPDTIPLMVANTLIGNWDRSFGGGVNLSSKLAQIACQGNLCHSFQSFNTCYTDTGLWGLYMVCEPSTIQDMVHFVQKEWIRLCTSVTENEVARAKNLLKTNMLLQLDGSTPICEDIGRQMLCYKRRIPIPELEARIEAIDAQTIREICTKYIYDKHPAVAAVGPIEQLPEYSKICSGMYWRRE; encoded by the exons ATGGCGGCGTCTGCAGCACGCTCAGCGGCCCGGTGGCTTCTTTTGCCCTGGTCCGCCCGCCTGGTGCGAGCGCCCGGCGCGGCGCAGCGG ggTGTGCATGTTGGAACAGGGAGGTGCACAGTTTCCAAAGCAGCAACAGAAGTAATCCTAAATGTCCCTGAAACTAGGGTGAGTCCTTTGGAAAATGGCTTGCAAGTAGCTTCTGAGGACTCTGGACTCTCAACGTGCACA gTTGGACTTTGGATTGATGCTGGAAGCAGATATGAAAATGAGAAGAACAATGGCACTGCTCACTTTCTTGAGCATATGGCTTTCAAG GGAACAAAAAAGAGATCTCAGTTAGACCTTGAGCTAGAGATTGAGAACATGGGGGCTCATCTGAACGCGTACACATCCAGGGAACAAACTGTGTACTATGCAAAGGCTTTTTCAAAAGACTTACCAAGAG CTGTGGAAATTCTTGCTGACATAATTCAGAACAGCACCCTGGGAGAGGCGGAGATCGAGCGGGAGCGAGGAGTTATCCTGCGGGAGATGCAGGAGGTTGAAACCAACCTGCAGGAAGTTGTCTTTGATTACCTGCATGCCACAGCCTACCAGAACACAGCCCTAGGACGCACCATTTTGGGACCCACTGAAAATATCAA ATCCATAAATCGTAATGACTTGGTGGAGTACATAACAACACATTACAAAGGACCCAGAATggtcttggctgctgctggag GGGTCTCTCACGATGAACTACTTGACCTGGCAAAGTGCCATTTTGGAAACTTGCCATCTGCTCCAGAAGGAGGACTGCCACCCCTGCCCCCTTGTAGCTTCACAGGCAGTGAG ATCCGGATAAGGGATGACAAGATGCCCTTGGCACACCTGGCCATCGCCGTGGAAGCAGCCGGCTGGTCTGACCCCGACACCATCCCCCTCATGGTGGCCAACACCCTGATAGGGAACTGGGATCGCTCCTTTGGAGGAGGAGTG AATTTGTCCAGTAAACTTGCTCAGATTGCCTGCCAAGGTAACCTGTGTCACAGCTTCCAGTCCTTCAACACCTGCTACACTgacacagggctgtggggacTCTATATGGTCTGTGAGCCATCCACTATTCAGGACATGGTGCACTTTGTTCAGAAAGAATG GATAAGACTTTGCACAAGCGTTACAGAAAATGAAGTAGCTCGAGCAAAAAATCTTCTGAAGACAAATATGCTGCTACAACTTGATG gGTCCACACCAATCTGTGAAGACATCGGAAGACAAATGCTGTGTTACAAGCGCCGAATCCCAATTCCAGAACTTGAGGCAAGAATTGAA GCAATAGATGCCCAGACTATTAGAGAAATCTGCACAAAGTACATCTATGATAAGCATCCTGCAGTTGCTGCCGTGG GTCCAATTGAACAACTTCCAGAGTATAGCAAAATCTGCAGTGGCATGTATTGGCGTCGTGAGTAG
- the PMPCB gene encoding mitochondrial-processing peptidase subunit beta isoform X2 — MASAGALRRICASTWEKGVHVGTGRCTVSKAATEVILNVPETRVSPLENGLQVASEDSGLSTCTVGLWIDAGSRYENEKNNGTAHFLEHMAFKGTKKRSQLDLELEIENMGAHLNAYTSREQTVYYAKAFSKDLPRAVEILADIIQNSTLGEAEIERERGVILREMQEVETNLQEVVFDYLHATAYQNTALGRTILGPTENIKSINRNDLVEYITTHYKGPRMVLAAAGGVSHDELLDLAKCHFGNLPSAPEGGLPPLPPCSFTGSEIRIRDDKMPLAHLAIAVEAAGWSDPDTIPLMVANTLIGNWDRSFGGGVNLSSKLAQIACQGNLCHSFQSFNTCYTDTGLWGLYMVCEPSTIQDMVHFVQKEWIRLCTSVTENEVARAKNLLKTNMLLQLDGSTPICEDIGRQMLCYKRRIPIPELEARIEAIDAQTIREICTKYIYDKHPAVAAVGPIEQLPEYSKICSGMYWRRE; from the exons ATGGCTTCAGCTGGAGCTCTGAGAAGAATCTGTGCCAGCACCTGGGAGAAG ggTGTGCATGTTGGAACAGGGAGGTGCACAGTTTCCAAAGCAGCAACAGAAGTAATCCTAAATGTCCCTGAAACTAGGGTGAGTCCTTTGGAAAATGGCTTGCAAGTAGCTTCTGAGGACTCTGGACTCTCAACGTGCACA gTTGGACTTTGGATTGATGCTGGAAGCAGATATGAAAATGAGAAGAACAATGGCACTGCTCACTTTCTTGAGCATATGGCTTTCAAG GGAACAAAAAAGAGATCTCAGTTAGACCTTGAGCTAGAGATTGAGAACATGGGGGCTCATCTGAACGCGTACACATCCAGGGAACAAACTGTGTACTATGCAAAGGCTTTTTCAAAAGACTTACCAAGAG CTGTGGAAATTCTTGCTGACATAATTCAGAACAGCACCCTGGGAGAGGCGGAGATCGAGCGGGAGCGAGGAGTTATCCTGCGGGAGATGCAGGAGGTTGAAACCAACCTGCAGGAAGTTGTCTTTGATTACCTGCATGCCACAGCCTACCAGAACACAGCCCTAGGACGCACCATTTTGGGACCCACTGAAAATATCAA ATCCATAAATCGTAATGACTTGGTGGAGTACATAACAACACATTACAAAGGACCCAGAATggtcttggctgctgctggag GGGTCTCTCACGATGAACTACTTGACCTGGCAAAGTGCCATTTTGGAAACTTGCCATCTGCTCCAGAAGGAGGACTGCCACCCCTGCCCCCTTGTAGCTTCACAGGCAGTGAG ATCCGGATAAGGGATGACAAGATGCCCTTGGCACACCTGGCCATCGCCGTGGAAGCAGCCGGCTGGTCTGACCCCGACACCATCCCCCTCATGGTGGCCAACACCCTGATAGGGAACTGGGATCGCTCCTTTGGAGGAGGAGTG AATTTGTCCAGTAAACTTGCTCAGATTGCCTGCCAAGGTAACCTGTGTCACAGCTTCCAGTCCTTCAACACCTGCTACACTgacacagggctgtggggacTCTATATGGTCTGTGAGCCATCCACTATTCAGGACATGGTGCACTTTGTTCAGAAAGAATG GATAAGACTTTGCACAAGCGTTACAGAAAATGAAGTAGCTCGAGCAAAAAATCTTCTGAAGACAAATATGCTGCTACAACTTGATG gGTCCACACCAATCTGTGAAGACATCGGAAGACAAATGCTGTGTTACAAGCGCCGAATCCCAATTCCAGAACTTGAGGCAAGAATTGAA GCAATAGATGCCCAGACTATTAGAGAAATCTGCACAAAGTACATCTATGATAAGCATCCTGCAGTTGCTGCCGTGG GTCCAATTGAACAACTTCCAGAGTATAGCAAAATCTGCAGTGGCATGTATTGGCGTCGTGAGTAG
- the PMPCB gene encoding mitochondrial-processing peptidase subunit beta isoform X3, which yields MPEQGVHVGTGRCTVSKAATEVILNVPETRVSPLENGLQVASEDSGLSTCTVGLWIDAGSRYENEKNNGTAHFLEHMAFKGTKKRSQLDLELEIENMGAHLNAYTSREQTVYYAKAFSKDLPRAVEILADIIQNSTLGEAEIERERGVILREMQEVETNLQEVVFDYLHATAYQNTALGRTILGPTENIKSINRNDLVEYITTHYKGPRMVLAAAGGVSHDELLDLAKCHFGNLPSAPEGGLPPLPPCSFTGSEIRIRDDKMPLAHLAIAVEAAGWSDPDTIPLMVANTLIGNWDRSFGGGVNLSSKLAQIACQGNLCHSFQSFNTCYTDTGLWGLYMVCEPSTIQDMVHFVQKEWIRLCTSVTENEVARAKNLLKTNMLLQLDGSTPICEDIGRQMLCYKRRIPIPELEARIEAIDAQTIREICTKYIYDKHPAVAAVGPIEQLPEYSKICSGMYWRRE from the exons atgccTGAACAG ggTGTGCATGTTGGAACAGGGAGGTGCACAGTTTCCAAAGCAGCAACAGAAGTAATCCTAAATGTCCCTGAAACTAGGGTGAGTCCTTTGGAAAATGGCTTGCAAGTAGCTTCTGAGGACTCTGGACTCTCAACGTGCACA gTTGGACTTTGGATTGATGCTGGAAGCAGATATGAAAATGAGAAGAACAATGGCACTGCTCACTTTCTTGAGCATATGGCTTTCAAG GGAACAAAAAAGAGATCTCAGTTAGACCTTGAGCTAGAGATTGAGAACATGGGGGCTCATCTGAACGCGTACACATCCAGGGAACAAACTGTGTACTATGCAAAGGCTTTTTCAAAAGACTTACCAAGAG CTGTGGAAATTCTTGCTGACATAATTCAGAACAGCACCCTGGGAGAGGCGGAGATCGAGCGGGAGCGAGGAGTTATCCTGCGGGAGATGCAGGAGGTTGAAACCAACCTGCAGGAAGTTGTCTTTGATTACCTGCATGCCACAGCCTACCAGAACACAGCCCTAGGACGCACCATTTTGGGACCCACTGAAAATATCAA ATCCATAAATCGTAATGACTTGGTGGAGTACATAACAACACATTACAAAGGACCCAGAATggtcttggctgctgctggag GGGTCTCTCACGATGAACTACTTGACCTGGCAAAGTGCCATTTTGGAAACTTGCCATCTGCTCCAGAAGGAGGACTGCCACCCCTGCCCCCTTGTAGCTTCACAGGCAGTGAG ATCCGGATAAGGGATGACAAGATGCCCTTGGCACACCTGGCCATCGCCGTGGAAGCAGCCGGCTGGTCTGACCCCGACACCATCCCCCTCATGGTGGCCAACACCCTGATAGGGAACTGGGATCGCTCCTTTGGAGGAGGAGTG AATTTGTCCAGTAAACTTGCTCAGATTGCCTGCCAAGGTAACCTGTGTCACAGCTTCCAGTCCTTCAACACCTGCTACACTgacacagggctgtggggacTCTATATGGTCTGTGAGCCATCCACTATTCAGGACATGGTGCACTTTGTTCAGAAAGAATG GATAAGACTTTGCACAAGCGTTACAGAAAATGAAGTAGCTCGAGCAAAAAATCTTCTGAAGACAAATATGCTGCTACAACTTGATG gGTCCACACCAATCTGTGAAGACATCGGAAGACAAATGCTGTGTTACAAGCGCCGAATCCCAATTCCAGAACTTGAGGCAAGAATTGAA GCAATAGATGCCCAGACTATTAGAGAAATCTGCACAAAGTACATCTATGATAAGCATCCTGCAGTTGCTGCCGTGG GTCCAATTGAACAACTTCCAGAGTATAGCAAAATCTGCAGTGGCATGTATTGGCGTCGTGAGTAG